A genome region from Solanum pennellii chromosome 12, SPENNV200 includes the following:
- the LOC107005165 gene encoding formin-like protein 13 isoform X1, whose amino-acid sequence MALFRKLFYRKPPDGLLEIGGDRVYVFDRCFSTDVWEEKNYKGYVARVISQLRDHYPDVSILAFNFREGESESLIANDLSKHDVTIMDYPRHYEGCPLLSMEMINHFLRSSESWLSLGKQNVLLLHCEWGGWPVLAFMSAALLIYRRHSNGEQKTLDMIYKQAPRELLYLMQPLNPIPSQLRYLQYVARRNLNTQWPPLDRALTLVCIIIRMMPNFDGKGGCRPIFRIYGQDPLIVSDRSPKSLFSTQKRSNVVRYYKQEECELVKIDINCHIQGDVVLECISLHDDREKMMFRTMFNTSFIQSNILILNRDEVDTLWDAKDQFPKDFRTEVLFSDMDVAASVVPVDLSFFDKKDGLPEEAFAKVQEIINSADWLNQKGDAASNLLEQITESNLIPEKLGSPPDTIATTKLIDQATLENPQERQELAALENNTKGLAQSTLEQQVGSSSEAYRSNKREAVFQLVETKESSASVTSPPVSPHEGKTVEHPSLHGKECSKLKEISSLSEIKDRPLMTDVLMSPTPPPLLTKDQGIVTGKPLSPAPTPPSLLTPLKDKLDVPSPLQPTPPRDQSTNSIYLKDDATTVSQPDTSLLPLGMLLSPCENDIISKMEPSLPTFPSGSPSPSGPIPPNIKHSEEKLVSKNGTSPSPPPLPHLVPVLEENPAYVCGTPKTSDPPIPPLKKKLTFSGGSSPPLPPPPPSLPPPTPSSSPCLLPTTPGFTKNCSSISGPPQPPSPPTPPLNERLVSKGGMLPPPPPPPPPPPPLLEQPVKEGFSLIEKPCPPPPPPPPLPEKHVKEDFSLTEKLVPPPPPPLPSSQASKPTELYAAPPPPSLVSPLKDNNNLPKSVPSVPPPPVPFPKVNNMPASPSPTPPIAPPPSKNYRRMLSSTMTSRSNSTKKLKPLHWLKISRAVQGSFWAEIEKCSYASKSSVIDMPELVYFFSVQNLDQVGSGRNGNSKTKFGQKIQKVQLVDHRRAYNCEIMLSKVKIPLHDMLTSVLSLEDSALDIDQVENLIKFCPTKEEIEVLKGYKGEKEKLGRCEQFMLELMQVPRIESKLRVFSFTIQFHSQISELRNNLNIVNSATDQIRGSSKLKGVLQTILYLGNALNQGTARGSAAGFKLDSLLKLTDTRSWSNKMTLMHYLCKILTDKLPELLDFSKDLSSLEPALKIQLKYLAEEMQAITKGMEKVVDELSMSENDGPMSENFCKALTEFLSCAEGQVSSLAQLFSDVGKNVDSLIIYFGEDPARCPFEQVVSTLMSFQRMFNQALDENSKQLEFERKKAEKEAKEKQSTSASNHKKT is encoded by the exons ATGGCGTTGTTTCGGAAATTGTTCTATCGGAAACCACCGGATGGACTGCTTGAGATCGGCGGTGACAGAGTTTACG TATTTGATAGGTGTTTCTCTACTGATGTTTGGgaagagaaaaattataaagGCTATGTAGCAAGAGTAATTAGCCAACTTCGGGATCATTACCCTGACGTGTCAATTTTGGCTTTCAATTTTCGGGAGGGTGAGTCAGAAAGCCTGATTGCAAACGATCTTTCCAAGCATGATGTGACCATAATGGATTACCCTCGACATTATGAAGGATGCCCTTTGCTCTCTATGGAGATGATAAACCATTTTCTTAGATCCAGTGAAAGTTGGCTCTCCCTCGGGAAGCAAAATGTGCTCCTATTACACTGTGAATGGGGTGGTTGGCCAGTTTTGGCGTTTATGTCGGCTGCATTGTTGATATATAGACGACACTCCAATGGAGAACAGAAGACCTTAGACATGATTTATAAGCAAGCTCCTCGCGAGCTTCTGTATCTAATGCAACCTCTAAATCCAATTCCTTCTCAACTAAGATATTTACAGTATGTAGCAAGAAGGAACTTGAACACACAATGGCCTCCCTTGGATAGAGCACTCACTCTGGTTTGCATTATTATAAGGATGATGCCTAACTTTGATGGCAAGGGTGGTTGTCGGCCCATATTTCGTATTTATGGACAGGATCCACTCATAGTTTCTGATCGGTCTCCGAAAAGTTTGTTCTCAACACAAAAGAGAAGTAATGTTGTCCGCTACTACAAGCAG GAAGAATGTGAATTAGTCAAGATTGATATCAATTGTCATATACAAGGTGATGTTGTCTTGGAATGTATTAGCTTGCACGATGACCGGGAAAAAATGATGTTTCGAACCATGTTTAACACATCTTTTATTCAGTCGAACATTCTGATACTTAACCGTGATGAAGTTGATACATTGTGGGATGCTAAGGATCAATTTCCAAAAGACTTCAGAACTGAG GTTCTTTTTTCAGACATGGATGTTGCTGCTTCTGTAGTCCCTGTTGATTTGTCTTTTTTTGATAAGAAGGATGGTCTTCCGGAGGAAGCATTTGCTAAAGTTCAGGAAATTATTAACAGTGCCGATTGGCTAAATCAAAAGGGTGATGCTGCTAGCAATTTGCTCGAACAAATAACTGAATCAAATTTGATCCCGGAAAAATTGGGATCTCCACCTGACACAATAGCCACTACCAAGCTCATTGATCAAGCTACTTTGGAGAACCCTCAAGAGAGGCAAGAACTTGCAGCATTAGAGAATAATACTAAGGGCTTGGCACAGTCTACTTTGGAGCAGCAGGTTGGGTCATCCTCTGAAGCATACCGTAGCAACAAACGAGAAGCTGTGTTTCAGCTTGTTGAAACAAAAG AATCTAGTGCTTCTGTTACATCACCACCAGTGTCACCTCATGAAGGCAAAACAGTGGAACATCCTTCACTTCATGGAAAAGAATGTAGTAAGCTGAAAGAAATTTCTTCTCTATCTGAAATCAAGGACCGACCACTCATGACAGATGTTCTCATGTCGCCTACTCCTCCACCTTTACTGACAAAGGATCAAGGTATTGTCACTGGAAAGCCTCTATCTCCTGCTCCAACGCCACCATCACTACTCACACCACTCAAGGATAAATTGGATGTACCTTCTCCATTGCAGCCTACTCCTCCCAGAGACCAAAGTACTAATTCTATATATTTGAAAGATGATGCAACTACAGTATCTCAACCTGACACATCATTGCTTCCTCTTGGGATGCTTTTAAGTCCATGTGAGAAtgacataatttccaaaatgGAACCTTCTTTGCCTACTTTTCCTTCTGGAAGTCCTTCTCCATCAGGCCCCATACCCCCCAATATCAAACATTCAGAAGAAAAGCTGGTCAGTAAGAATGGGACATCACCATCGCCACCACCTCTACCACATTTAGTCCCTGTGTTGGAGGAGAATCCTGCTTATGTGTGTGGAACTCCTAAAACTTCAGATCCTCCTATACCacctttgaagaaaaaattaactttCAGTGGTGGGTCATCACCACCATTGCCACCACCACCGCCATCACTGCCTCCACCAACACCTAGTTCTTCCCCATGCCTGTTACCTACAACCCCTGGGTTCACCAAGAATTGTTCCTCAATAAGTGGACCACCTCAACCTCCATCTCCACCTACCCCACCTTTGAATGAAAGACTAGTTTCCAAAGGTGGAATGCTACCGCCTCCGcctccacctccacctccacctCCTCCACTTCTTGAGCAGCCTGTGAAGGAGGGCTTTTCTCTAATTGAAAAACCTTGtccacctccacctccacctccaccGCTTCCTGAGAAGCATGTGAAGGAGGATTTTTCTCTAACCGAAAAACTAGTTCCACCTCCACCACCTCCTTTGCCTTCATCACAGGCTTCTAAGCCTACAGAGTTATATGCAGCACCACCTCCTCCTTCCTTGGTTTCACCTCTCAAGGATAATAACAATCTCCCAAAGAGTGTTCCTTCTGTTCCTCCTCCTCCGGTTCCTTTCCCTAAGGTGAATAATATGCCTGCTTCTCCATCTCCAACCCCTCCTATTGCTCCTCCACCTAGCAAAAATTACCGACGGATGTTGTCTAGCACTATGACTTCAAGAAGCAATTCAACAAAGAAGCTGAAGCCATTGCATTGGTTAAAGATTAGTAGAGCAGTCCAAGGAAGTTTTTGGGCTGAAATTGAAAAATGTAGCTATGCCTCCAA GTCATCCGTGATTGATATGCCAGAACTTGTATATTTCTTCTCTGTTCAAAATCTAGACCAAGTCGGTTCAGGAAGGAACGGGAATTCAAAGACCAAATTTGGACAGAAGATTCAGAAAGTGCAGCTG GTTGATCATAGACGGGCTTATAATTGTGAAATTATGCTTTCTAAGGTGAAGATACCACTGCACGACATGCTG ACTTCAGTGCTTTCTTTGGAAGATTCAGCATTAGATATTGATCAGGTGGAGAACCTGATTAAGTTTTGCCCAACAAAAGAGGAAATCGAAGTACTCAAG GGttataaaggagaaaaagagaagTTGGGTAGATGTGAACAG TTTATGTTAGAACTTATGCAAGTCCCACGAATAGAGTCCAAGCTACGAGTTTTCTCATTTACGATTCAGTTTCATTCCCAG ATTTCTGAGCTAAGGAACAATCTGAATATTGTGAATTCAGCAACTGATCAG ATCAGAGGTTCATCGAAATTGAAAGGGGTTTTGCAGACAATTTTGTATTTGGGAAATGCTCTCAACCAAGGAACTGCAAGAG GGTCTGCTGCTGGGTTCAAGTTGGATAGCCTCCTTAAACTAACGGACACACGTTCATGGAGCAATAAGATGACTCTCATGCATTATCTTTGCAAG ATCCTTACGGACAAATTGCCTGAACTACTTGATTTTTCTAAAGATCTTTCCAGCTTGGAACCCGCATTGAAG ATACAACTGAAATATTTGGCAGAGGAAATGCAAGCTATTACCAAAGGAATGGAGAAAGTTGTAGACGAGCTGTCCATGTCAGAAAATGATGGACCTATGTCTGAGAATTTCTGTAAG GCTCTGACGGAGTTTCTTAGCTGTGCTGAAGGTCAAGTCAGTTCCTTGGCTCAACTTTTTTCTGATGTG GGTAAAAATGTGGATTCGCTGATTATATATTTTGGAGAAGACCCTGCTCGTTGTCCATTTGAACAAG TTGTCTCGACGTTAATGAGCTTCCAAAGAATGTTCAATCAAGCCTTAGATGAAAATAGCAAGCAGCTGGAGTTTGAGAGAAAGAAAGCAGAGAAGGAAGCTAAGGAGAAACAGAGTACAAGTGCTTCAAATCATAAGAAGACTTGA
- the LOC107005165 gene encoding formin-like protein 13 isoform X4, whose protein sequence is MALFRKLFYRKPPDGLLEIGGDRVYVFDRCFSTDVWEEKNYKGYVARVISQLRDHYPDVSILAFNFREGESESLIANDLSKHDVTIMDYPRHYEGCPLLSMEMINHFLRSSESWLSLGKQNVLLLHCEWGGWPVLAFMSAALLIYRRHSNGEQKTLDMIYKQAPRELLYLMQPLNPIPSQLRYLQYVARRNLNTQWPPLDRALTLVCIIIRMMPNFDGKGGCRPIFRIYGQDPLIVSDRSPKSLFSTQKRSNVVRYYKQEECELVKIDINCHIQGDVVLECISLHDDREKMMFRTMFNTSFIQSNILILNRDEVDTLWDAKDQFPKDFRTEVLFSDMDVAASVVPVDLSFFDKKDGLPEEAFAKVQEIINSADWLNQKGDAASNLLEQITESNLIPEKLGSPPDTIATTKLIDQATLENPQERQELAALENNTKGLAQSTLEQQVGSSSEAYRSNKREAVFQLVETKESSASVTSPPVSPHEGKTVEHPSLHGKECSKLKEISSLSEIKDRPLMTDVLMSPTPPPLLTKDQGIVTGKPLSPAPTPPSLLTPLKDKLDVPSPLQPTPPRDQSTNSIYLKDDATTVSQPDTSLLPLGMLLSPCENDIISKMEPSLPTFPSGSPSPSGPIPPNIKHSEEKLVSKNGTSPSPPPLPHLVPVLEENPAYVCGTPKTSDPPIPPLKKKLTFSGGSSPPLPPPPPSLPPPTPSSSPCLLPTTPGFTKNCSSISGPPQPPSPPTPPLNERLVSKGGMLPPPPPPPPPPPPLLEQPVKEGFSLIEKPCPPPPPPPPLPEKHVKEDFSLTEKLVPPPPPPLPSSQASKPTELYAAPPPPSLVSPLKDNNNLPKSVPSVPPPPVPFPKVNNMPASPSPTPPIAPPPSKNYRRMLSSTMTSRSNSTKKLKPLHWLKISRAVQGSFWAEIEKCSYASKSSVIDMPELVYFFSVQNLDQVGSGRNGNSKTKFGQKIQKVQLVDHRRAYNCEIMLSKVKIPLHDMLTSVLSLEDSALDIDQVENLIKFCPTKEEIEVLKGYKGEKEKLGRCEQFMLELMQVPRIESKLRVFSFTIQFHSQISELRNNLNIVNSATDQIRGSSKLKGVLQTILYLGNALNQGTARGSAAGFKLDSLLKLTDTRSWSNKMTLMHYLCKIFPAWNPH, encoded by the exons ATGGCGTTGTTTCGGAAATTGTTCTATCGGAAACCACCGGATGGACTGCTTGAGATCGGCGGTGACAGAGTTTACG TATTTGATAGGTGTTTCTCTACTGATGTTTGGgaagagaaaaattataaagGCTATGTAGCAAGAGTAATTAGCCAACTTCGGGATCATTACCCTGACGTGTCAATTTTGGCTTTCAATTTTCGGGAGGGTGAGTCAGAAAGCCTGATTGCAAACGATCTTTCCAAGCATGATGTGACCATAATGGATTACCCTCGACATTATGAAGGATGCCCTTTGCTCTCTATGGAGATGATAAACCATTTTCTTAGATCCAGTGAAAGTTGGCTCTCCCTCGGGAAGCAAAATGTGCTCCTATTACACTGTGAATGGGGTGGTTGGCCAGTTTTGGCGTTTATGTCGGCTGCATTGTTGATATATAGACGACACTCCAATGGAGAACAGAAGACCTTAGACATGATTTATAAGCAAGCTCCTCGCGAGCTTCTGTATCTAATGCAACCTCTAAATCCAATTCCTTCTCAACTAAGATATTTACAGTATGTAGCAAGAAGGAACTTGAACACACAATGGCCTCCCTTGGATAGAGCACTCACTCTGGTTTGCATTATTATAAGGATGATGCCTAACTTTGATGGCAAGGGTGGTTGTCGGCCCATATTTCGTATTTATGGACAGGATCCACTCATAGTTTCTGATCGGTCTCCGAAAAGTTTGTTCTCAACACAAAAGAGAAGTAATGTTGTCCGCTACTACAAGCAG GAAGAATGTGAATTAGTCAAGATTGATATCAATTGTCATATACAAGGTGATGTTGTCTTGGAATGTATTAGCTTGCACGATGACCGGGAAAAAATGATGTTTCGAACCATGTTTAACACATCTTTTATTCAGTCGAACATTCTGATACTTAACCGTGATGAAGTTGATACATTGTGGGATGCTAAGGATCAATTTCCAAAAGACTTCAGAACTGAG GTTCTTTTTTCAGACATGGATGTTGCTGCTTCTGTAGTCCCTGTTGATTTGTCTTTTTTTGATAAGAAGGATGGTCTTCCGGAGGAAGCATTTGCTAAAGTTCAGGAAATTATTAACAGTGCCGATTGGCTAAATCAAAAGGGTGATGCTGCTAGCAATTTGCTCGAACAAATAACTGAATCAAATTTGATCCCGGAAAAATTGGGATCTCCACCTGACACAATAGCCACTACCAAGCTCATTGATCAAGCTACTTTGGAGAACCCTCAAGAGAGGCAAGAACTTGCAGCATTAGAGAATAATACTAAGGGCTTGGCACAGTCTACTTTGGAGCAGCAGGTTGGGTCATCCTCTGAAGCATACCGTAGCAACAAACGAGAAGCTGTGTTTCAGCTTGTTGAAACAAAAG AATCTAGTGCTTCTGTTACATCACCACCAGTGTCACCTCATGAAGGCAAAACAGTGGAACATCCTTCACTTCATGGAAAAGAATGTAGTAAGCTGAAAGAAATTTCTTCTCTATCTGAAATCAAGGACCGACCACTCATGACAGATGTTCTCATGTCGCCTACTCCTCCACCTTTACTGACAAAGGATCAAGGTATTGTCACTGGAAAGCCTCTATCTCCTGCTCCAACGCCACCATCACTACTCACACCACTCAAGGATAAATTGGATGTACCTTCTCCATTGCAGCCTACTCCTCCCAGAGACCAAAGTACTAATTCTATATATTTGAAAGATGATGCAACTACAGTATCTCAACCTGACACATCATTGCTTCCTCTTGGGATGCTTTTAAGTCCATGTGAGAAtgacataatttccaaaatgGAACCTTCTTTGCCTACTTTTCCTTCTGGAAGTCCTTCTCCATCAGGCCCCATACCCCCCAATATCAAACATTCAGAAGAAAAGCTGGTCAGTAAGAATGGGACATCACCATCGCCACCACCTCTACCACATTTAGTCCCTGTGTTGGAGGAGAATCCTGCTTATGTGTGTGGAACTCCTAAAACTTCAGATCCTCCTATACCacctttgaagaaaaaattaactttCAGTGGTGGGTCATCACCACCATTGCCACCACCACCGCCATCACTGCCTCCACCAACACCTAGTTCTTCCCCATGCCTGTTACCTACAACCCCTGGGTTCACCAAGAATTGTTCCTCAATAAGTGGACCACCTCAACCTCCATCTCCACCTACCCCACCTTTGAATGAAAGACTAGTTTCCAAAGGTGGAATGCTACCGCCTCCGcctccacctccacctccacctCCTCCACTTCTTGAGCAGCCTGTGAAGGAGGGCTTTTCTCTAATTGAAAAACCTTGtccacctccacctccacctccaccGCTTCCTGAGAAGCATGTGAAGGAGGATTTTTCTCTAACCGAAAAACTAGTTCCACCTCCACCACCTCCTTTGCCTTCATCACAGGCTTCTAAGCCTACAGAGTTATATGCAGCACCACCTCCTCCTTCCTTGGTTTCACCTCTCAAGGATAATAACAATCTCCCAAAGAGTGTTCCTTCTGTTCCTCCTCCTCCGGTTCCTTTCCCTAAGGTGAATAATATGCCTGCTTCTCCATCTCCAACCCCTCCTATTGCTCCTCCACCTAGCAAAAATTACCGACGGATGTTGTCTAGCACTATGACTTCAAGAAGCAATTCAACAAAGAAGCTGAAGCCATTGCATTGGTTAAAGATTAGTAGAGCAGTCCAAGGAAGTTTTTGGGCTGAAATTGAAAAATGTAGCTATGCCTCCAA GTCATCCGTGATTGATATGCCAGAACTTGTATATTTCTTCTCTGTTCAAAATCTAGACCAAGTCGGTTCAGGAAGGAACGGGAATTCAAAGACCAAATTTGGACAGAAGATTCAGAAAGTGCAGCTG GTTGATCATAGACGGGCTTATAATTGTGAAATTATGCTTTCTAAGGTGAAGATACCACTGCACGACATGCTG ACTTCAGTGCTTTCTTTGGAAGATTCAGCATTAGATATTGATCAGGTGGAGAACCTGATTAAGTTTTGCCCAACAAAAGAGGAAATCGAAGTACTCAAG GGttataaaggagaaaaagagaagTTGGGTAGATGTGAACAG TTTATGTTAGAACTTATGCAAGTCCCACGAATAGAGTCCAAGCTACGAGTTTTCTCATTTACGATTCAGTTTCATTCCCAG ATTTCTGAGCTAAGGAACAATCTGAATATTGTGAATTCAGCAACTGATCAG ATCAGAGGTTCATCGAAATTGAAAGGGGTTTTGCAGACAATTTTGTATTTGGGAAATGCTCTCAACCAAGGAACTGCAAGAG GGTCTGCTGCTGGGTTCAAGTTGGATAGCCTCCTTAAACTAACGGACACACGTTCATGGAGCAATAAGATGACTCTCATGCATTATCTTTGCAAG ATCTTTCCAGCTTGGAACCCGCATTGA
- the LOC107005165 gene encoding formin-like protein 13 isoform X2 → MALFRKLFYRKPPDGLLEIGGDRVYVFDRCFSTDVWEEKNYKGYVARVISQLRDHYPDVSILAFNFREGESESLIANDLSKHDVTIMDYPRHYEGCPLLSMEMINHFLRSSESWLSLGKQNVLLLHCEWGGWPVLAFMSAALLIYRRHSNGEQKTLDMIYKQAPRELLYLMQPLNPIPSQLRYLQYVARRNLNTQWPPLDRALTLVCIIIRMMPNFDGKGGCRPIFRIYGQDPLIVSDRSPKSLFSTQKRSNVVRYYKQEECELVKIDINCHIQGDVVLECISLHDDREKMMFRTMFNTSFIQSNILILNRDEVDTLWDAKDQFPKDFRTEVLFSDMDVAASVVPVDLSFFDKKDGLPEEAFAKVQEIINSADWLNQKGDAASNLLEQITESNLIPEKLGSPPDTIATTKLIDQATLENPQERQELAALENNTKGLAQSTLEQQVGSSSEAYRSNKREAVFQLVETKESSASVTSPPVSPHEGKTVEHPSLHGKECSKLKEISSLSEIKDRPLMTDVLMSPTPPPLLTKDQGIVTGKPLSPAPTPPSLLTPLKDKLDVPSPLQPTPPRDQSTNSIYLKDDATTVSQPDTSLLPLGMLLSPCENDIISKMEPSLPTFPSGSPSPSGPIPPNIKHSEEKLVSKNGTSPSPPPLPHLVPVLEENPAYVCGTPKTSDPPIPPLKKKLTFSGGSSPPLPPPPPSLPPPTPSSSPCLLPTTPGFTKNCSSISGPPQPPSPPTPPLNERLVSKGGMLPPPPPPPPPPPPLLEQPVKEGFSLIEKPCPPPPPPPPLPEKHVKEDFSLTEKLVPPPPPPLPSSQASKPTELYAAPPPPSLVSPLKDNNNLPKSVPSVPPPPVPFPKVNNMPASPSPTPPIAPPPSKNYRRMLSSTMTSRSNSTKKLKPLHWLKISRAVQGSFWAEIEKCSYASKSSVIDMPELVYFFSVQNLDQVGSGRNGNSKTKFGQKIQKVQLVDHRRAYNCEIMLSKVKIPLHDMLTSVLSLEDSALDIDQVENLIKFCPTKEEIEVLKGYKGEKEKLGRCEQFMLELMQVPRIESKLRVFSFTIQFHSQISELRNNLNIVNSATDQIRGSSKLKGVLQTILYLGNALNQGTARGSAAGFKLDSLLKLTDTRSWSNKMTLMHYLCKILTDKLPELLDFSKDLSSLEPALKIQLKYLAEEMQAITKGMEKVVDELSMSENDGPMSENFCKALTEFLSCAEGQVSSLAQLFSDVVCLSFYVTG, encoded by the exons ATGGCGTTGTTTCGGAAATTGTTCTATCGGAAACCACCGGATGGACTGCTTGAGATCGGCGGTGACAGAGTTTACG TATTTGATAGGTGTTTCTCTACTGATGTTTGGgaagagaaaaattataaagGCTATGTAGCAAGAGTAATTAGCCAACTTCGGGATCATTACCCTGACGTGTCAATTTTGGCTTTCAATTTTCGGGAGGGTGAGTCAGAAAGCCTGATTGCAAACGATCTTTCCAAGCATGATGTGACCATAATGGATTACCCTCGACATTATGAAGGATGCCCTTTGCTCTCTATGGAGATGATAAACCATTTTCTTAGATCCAGTGAAAGTTGGCTCTCCCTCGGGAAGCAAAATGTGCTCCTATTACACTGTGAATGGGGTGGTTGGCCAGTTTTGGCGTTTATGTCGGCTGCATTGTTGATATATAGACGACACTCCAATGGAGAACAGAAGACCTTAGACATGATTTATAAGCAAGCTCCTCGCGAGCTTCTGTATCTAATGCAACCTCTAAATCCAATTCCTTCTCAACTAAGATATTTACAGTATGTAGCAAGAAGGAACTTGAACACACAATGGCCTCCCTTGGATAGAGCACTCACTCTGGTTTGCATTATTATAAGGATGATGCCTAACTTTGATGGCAAGGGTGGTTGTCGGCCCATATTTCGTATTTATGGACAGGATCCACTCATAGTTTCTGATCGGTCTCCGAAAAGTTTGTTCTCAACACAAAAGAGAAGTAATGTTGTCCGCTACTACAAGCAG GAAGAATGTGAATTAGTCAAGATTGATATCAATTGTCATATACAAGGTGATGTTGTCTTGGAATGTATTAGCTTGCACGATGACCGGGAAAAAATGATGTTTCGAACCATGTTTAACACATCTTTTATTCAGTCGAACATTCTGATACTTAACCGTGATGAAGTTGATACATTGTGGGATGCTAAGGATCAATTTCCAAAAGACTTCAGAACTGAG GTTCTTTTTTCAGACATGGATGTTGCTGCTTCTGTAGTCCCTGTTGATTTGTCTTTTTTTGATAAGAAGGATGGTCTTCCGGAGGAAGCATTTGCTAAAGTTCAGGAAATTATTAACAGTGCCGATTGGCTAAATCAAAAGGGTGATGCTGCTAGCAATTTGCTCGAACAAATAACTGAATCAAATTTGATCCCGGAAAAATTGGGATCTCCACCTGACACAATAGCCACTACCAAGCTCATTGATCAAGCTACTTTGGAGAACCCTCAAGAGAGGCAAGAACTTGCAGCATTAGAGAATAATACTAAGGGCTTGGCACAGTCTACTTTGGAGCAGCAGGTTGGGTCATCCTCTGAAGCATACCGTAGCAACAAACGAGAAGCTGTGTTTCAGCTTGTTGAAACAAAAG AATCTAGTGCTTCTGTTACATCACCACCAGTGTCACCTCATGAAGGCAAAACAGTGGAACATCCTTCACTTCATGGAAAAGAATGTAGTAAGCTGAAAGAAATTTCTTCTCTATCTGAAATCAAGGACCGACCACTCATGACAGATGTTCTCATGTCGCCTACTCCTCCACCTTTACTGACAAAGGATCAAGGTATTGTCACTGGAAAGCCTCTATCTCCTGCTCCAACGCCACCATCACTACTCACACCACTCAAGGATAAATTGGATGTACCTTCTCCATTGCAGCCTACTCCTCCCAGAGACCAAAGTACTAATTCTATATATTTGAAAGATGATGCAACTACAGTATCTCAACCTGACACATCATTGCTTCCTCTTGGGATGCTTTTAAGTCCATGTGAGAAtgacataatttccaaaatgGAACCTTCTTTGCCTACTTTTCCTTCTGGAAGTCCTTCTCCATCAGGCCCCATACCCCCCAATATCAAACATTCAGAAGAAAAGCTGGTCAGTAAGAATGGGACATCACCATCGCCACCACCTCTACCACATTTAGTCCCTGTGTTGGAGGAGAATCCTGCTTATGTGTGTGGAACTCCTAAAACTTCAGATCCTCCTATACCacctttgaagaaaaaattaactttCAGTGGTGGGTCATCACCACCATTGCCACCACCACCGCCATCACTGCCTCCACCAACACCTAGTTCTTCCCCATGCCTGTTACCTACAACCCCTGGGTTCACCAAGAATTGTTCCTCAATAAGTGGACCACCTCAACCTCCATCTCCACCTACCCCACCTTTGAATGAAAGACTAGTTTCCAAAGGTGGAATGCTACCGCCTCCGcctccacctccacctccacctCCTCCACTTCTTGAGCAGCCTGTGAAGGAGGGCTTTTCTCTAATTGAAAAACCTTGtccacctccacctccacctccaccGCTTCCTGAGAAGCATGTGAAGGAGGATTTTTCTCTAACCGAAAAACTAGTTCCACCTCCACCACCTCCTTTGCCTTCATCACAGGCTTCTAAGCCTACAGAGTTATATGCAGCACCACCTCCTCCTTCCTTGGTTTCACCTCTCAAGGATAATAACAATCTCCCAAAGAGTGTTCCTTCTGTTCCTCCTCCTCCGGTTCCTTTCCCTAAGGTGAATAATATGCCTGCTTCTCCATCTCCAACCCCTCCTATTGCTCCTCCACCTAGCAAAAATTACCGACGGATGTTGTCTAGCACTATGACTTCAAGAAGCAATTCAACAAAGAAGCTGAAGCCATTGCATTGGTTAAAGATTAGTAGAGCAGTCCAAGGAAGTTTTTGGGCTGAAATTGAAAAATGTAGCTATGCCTCCAA GTCATCCGTGATTGATATGCCAGAACTTGTATATTTCTTCTCTGTTCAAAATCTAGACCAAGTCGGTTCAGGAAGGAACGGGAATTCAAAGACCAAATTTGGACAGAAGATTCAGAAAGTGCAGCTG GTTGATCATAGACGGGCTTATAATTGTGAAATTATGCTTTCTAAGGTGAAGATACCACTGCACGACATGCTG ACTTCAGTGCTTTCTTTGGAAGATTCAGCATTAGATATTGATCAGGTGGAGAACCTGATTAAGTTTTGCCCAACAAAAGAGGAAATCGAAGTACTCAAG GGttataaaggagaaaaagagaagTTGGGTAGATGTGAACAG TTTATGTTAGAACTTATGCAAGTCCCACGAATAGAGTCCAAGCTACGAGTTTTCTCATTTACGATTCAGTTTCATTCCCAG ATTTCTGAGCTAAGGAACAATCTGAATATTGTGAATTCAGCAACTGATCAG ATCAGAGGTTCATCGAAATTGAAAGGGGTTTTGCAGACAATTTTGTATTTGGGAAATGCTCTCAACCAAGGAACTGCAAGAG GGTCTGCTGCTGGGTTCAAGTTGGATAGCCTCCTTAAACTAACGGACACACGTTCATGGAGCAATAAGATGACTCTCATGCATTATCTTTGCAAG ATCCTTACGGACAAATTGCCTGAACTACTTGATTTTTCTAAAGATCTTTCCAGCTTGGAACCCGCATTGAAG ATACAACTGAAATATTTGGCAGAGGAAATGCAAGCTATTACCAAAGGAATGGAGAAAGTTGTAGACGAGCTGTCCATGTCAGAAAATGATGGACCTATGTCTGAGAATTTCTGTAAG GCTCTGACGGAGTTTCTTAGCTGTGCTGAAGGTCAAGTCAGTTCCTTGGCTCAACTTTTTTCTGATGTGGTATGTCTGTCCTTTTATGTCACAG GGTAA